A DNA window from Arachis duranensis cultivar V14167 chromosome 3, aradu.V14167.gnm2.J7QH, whole genome shotgun sequence contains the following coding sequences:
- the LOC107477115 gene encoding chaperone protein dnaJ 11, chloroplastic: MASLYEVLGISMGASGHEIKAAYRKLARTCHPDVVAMNQKESSANMFMKIHSAYSTLSDPDKRAKYDRETYGHKVMMRSSSNMATSASMSATYQSFSQQGRKWETDQCW, encoded by the coding sequence ATGGCTTCACTATATGAGGTGCTTGGGATTTCAATGGGAGCAAGCGGGCATGAGATAAAAGCTGCATACAGAAAGCTAGCAAGAACATGCCACCCTGATGTTGTGGCCATGAATCAGAAGGAAAGCTCGGCCAACATGTTCATGAAGATCCATTCAGCTTATTCAACACTTTCAGACCCAGATAAGAGAGCTAAGTATGATAGAGAAACTTATGGACACAAGGTCATGATGAGATCTTCATCAAACATGGCTACTTCAGCTTCTATGTCAGCAACATACCAATCATTTTCTCAACAAGGGAGGAAGTGGGAAACAGATCAATGTTGGTAG